The window ACGGCCAATTTCAAAGCCGTTCAGCCCGCCGTTGCCCTGTTCCAGGTTGTATTGATAGGCATCCACGAGGCCAGAAATTAGCTCCGTGCGCAGGGCCGAATATTCCGCATAAAGGGGATTGGCCAAGGTCACTTGGCGGCCGCCCGCTGGCTTGCAAAGGGAATAGTGCATCAGTTCCGTCAGGCCTTCCGCCCGGAACAGTTCCCGAATCTGACGCAGCAGGGCAATGTCTGGCGGCAAGCAGCCAAATTCGCTCTTGGGCGGCAGGGTGCTCGAAAAGCGGTTGTAGCCAAACAGGCGAGCCACTTCTTCAATTAGGTCAATTTCCCGCTCCAGGTCTCGATAGCGATAGGGCGGCACAATCACTTCCCACTCGCGGCCGCCACCTTCGGGGGTTCCGGCGGTGGTCACGCGCAGTTGGCAACCCAAGCTGCTCAGGATTTGTTCTACTGCCTCGGCGGGCACAAAGTCGCGCAGGTCGCTCGCTTCATCAACCTTTTCACCCTCGGGCGGTTGCAGGGGCCCCAGGATTTGGTGCAAGCGATCGAGCCGGAGATTCAGGGTGCGGCTGAAGGTTTCCAGGGGCGGACGAGCATCGGCCTGGTCGCGGGCCACCACTTGCCCACCCGCCAATTGCAGAATCAGATCGATCGCCCGTTGCAGGGCCAAACCGAATTCCACCTGATTAGTGCCCCGTTCATAGCGGGTAGAAGCCTCCGTGCGGATCCCGATCGAGCGAGCCGATCGCCGCACCGCTGCCGGTTCAAACAGGGCCGCTTCCAACAGCAAATTGGTCGTGCTGCTATCAACCTCCGTTTCCTCACCACCCATCACGCCGGCCAGGGCGATCGGGCGATCGTTCCCCGTAATCAACAGTGCCTGGGGCGAGAGCGATCGCTCCTGACCATCCAGAGTTTTCAGCGTTTCGCCTGCCCGGCCATAACGCACCCCGATCGCCAGCTCCGAACCACCGCAGACCCCTTGCAGTCGATCGCGATCAAAGGCATGGAGCGGCTGACCCCACTCCAACATCACCCAGTTGGTCACATCCACCACATTGCTAATCGGCCGCACGCCCGCCGACTGCAAGCGGCGCTGCAACCAATCCGGCGACGGGCCGATCGTCACGCCCTCAATCACCGTCCCCACATAGGTCGGACAAGCCTTGGATTCGCTAACCCGCACCGTCACCCCCGATCCCAGGCGATCGGGCAAAGTCGCCGTCGTTGGCGGCAGTGTCACCGCACCCCCCACCAGCGCCGCCACTTCCCGGGCAATTCCCACCATGCTCAACGCATCGGCCCGGTTTGCCGTTGAAGTCACGTCCAAAATCACATCGTCCAGCCCCAACAGCGGCCGCACATCCATCCCCGCCGCCAGAGACTCGCCCTCCGCAAACACGTGGATCCCTTCCGACTCCTTCGCCAGGCCCAGTTCACTCAGGGAACAAATCATGCCCGCCGAGGGAACCCCCCGCAGCTTCGTGGGTTTCAGCTTCAAATCCACCGCTGGCAGATAGGTACCCACCGTTGCGACGGCCACCGTTTGCCCCGTCGCCACATTCTTCGCGCCGCAAACAATTGTTAAGGGTTCCGCCTGACCCACATCCACCGTACAAACACTCAGGCGATCGGCGTTGGGATGTTGCTGGCGATCGAGCACTTTGCCCACCACCACCCCATCAGCCAACGCCCGCAAATCCTCGATGGATTCCACCTCAAACCCTGATAAGGTCAGAGTTTCGGCTAACTGCTCCGCCGTCGCGTTGAAGGGGACCAGTTCACGCAGCCAGTTCAAAGAGATACGCATGAATTCAGTCTATCGATCGAGAATTGAATACTTCAGGTGGCGTGGTACTAGCCGAAGAACGGTAGTGGTTCTGTTCCATCCCAGCCCCAGACGCATAACCAACCCACTGCTGCTAAACCTTGGTCTCTAAACCTTGGTCTCTAGACCTGGGCTAACCCAACCCGACGGGACACCATCCGCTGGCCATCTCCCGTTGGGTATCCCCCCTTAGGCATCATCGAGCGTGCTTGAGCGACCCACCCTGAGCCACAAAAGTCACCCACAAAGCTACA is drawn from Limnothrix sp. FACHB-406 and contains these coding sequences:
- the pheT gene encoding phenylalanine--tRNA ligase subunit beta, with product MRISLNWLRELVPFNATAEQLAETLTLSGFEVESIEDLRALADGVVVGKVLDRQQHPNADRLSVCTVDVGQAEPLTIVCGAKNVATGQTVAVATVGTYLPAVDLKLKPTKLRGVPSAGMICSLSELGLAKESEGIHVFAEGESLAAGMDVRPLLGLDDVILDVTSTANRADALSMVGIAREVAALVGGAVTLPPTTATLPDRLGSGVTVRVSESKACPTYVGTVIEGVTIGPSPDWLQRRLQSAGVRPISNVVDVTNWVMLEWGQPLHAFDRDRLQGVCGGSELAIGVRYGRAGETLKTLDGQERSLSPQALLITGNDRPIALAGVMGGEETEVDSSTTNLLLEAALFEPAAVRRSARSIGIRTEASTRYERGTNQVEFGLALQRAIDLILQLAGGQVVARDQADARPPLETFSRTLNLRLDRLHQILGPLQPPEGEKVDEASDLRDFVPAEAVEQILSSLGCQLRVTTAGTPEGGGREWEVIVPPYRYRDLEREIDLIEEVARLFGYNRFSSTLPPKSEFGCLPPDIALLRQIRELFRAEGLTELMHYSLCKPAGGRQVTLANPLYAEYSALRTELISGLVDAYQYNLEQGNGGLNGFEIGRVFWSEEDGLFEADKLGGILGGDARRGRWTAGGKESPLTWYEAKGILEAVFDRLNLSVEYQADRADARLHPGRTASLWLRGNRLGTFGQLHPELCQARDLPAEIYVFELDLETIYKVAIDDAPPQPKFAPYATLPASSRDLAFFAPTKVTVAELERTMAKAGRPLLEQVELFDEYRGDRVPEGQRSLAFRLLYRSPDRTLTDEDVEPLHQKVRDAITEKFGATLRS